Proteins co-encoded in one Leptodactylus fuscus isolate aLepFus1 chromosome 4, aLepFus1.hap2, whole genome shotgun sequence genomic window:
- the NOL7 gene encoding U3 small nucleolar RNA-associated protein NOL7, which translates to MTPEHELESEDDEAPEEVTFETAKSRAEESVRARREAAKREKALLKEKRKRKEELFREQKKKKLLSDDILQSISSLPDKREEPREELSEQLEEENKTENEAEDKKTKKSSRRGKRLQNNYKVARLEDYNDKDFMQERAKSFIREKLYGQTKNRTTANERFSMSRKRSSIKKPAVQFTDNTWGEEMKQKAAIFKLHWMSRKKL; encoded by the exons atgACTCCCGAGCACGAACTGGAGAGCGAGGACGATGAAGCGCCCGAAGAGGTGACGTTTGAGACCGCGAAGAGCCGGGCAGAGGAGAGTGTCCGGGCAAGACGGGAGGCGGCCAAAAG AGAAAAAGCTTTGctgaaggagaagaggaagcgcAAGGAGGAGCTATTTAGAGAACAGAAG aaaAAGAAATTGCTTTCAGATGACATTCTCCAAAGCATCAGCTCTCTTCCAGATAAACG GGAGGAACCAAGGGAGGAACTAAGTGAACAGCTTGAAGAAGAGAATAAAACAG AGAATGAAGCAGAGGATAAGAAAACTAAAAAGTCGTCACGTCGTGGAAAAAG GTTGCAAAACAACTACAAAGTAGCACGACTGGAGGACTACAATGACAAGGATTTTATGCAGGAAAGAGCAAAGTCTTTCATCAGAGAGAAGTTATATGGACAGACTAAGAACAGGACTACAG CTAATGAACGTTTCTCAATGTCAAGGAAAAGGAGTTCCATTAAAAAGCCTGCTGTTCAGTTCACAGACAACACCTGGG GTGAAGAAATGAAACAAAAAGCAGCAATCTTCAAACTTCATTGGATGAGTAGAAAGAAACTTTGA